In the Candidatus Bathyarchaeia archaeon genome, TGAGCCCCGAACAAACCTGACTTGCCATCCCCCGTTTAAAGAAGGACCGGTTTTTCATTTGAGAGCTTCTGTTATGTCGCTGATTTTTTCAAGGATTTTTTCTGCCCCTTTTTCACGCAACAGTTCCCGTAGGTTGCTTGCCGATACTTGAGGCGGAATACACCCAAACGCCCTAACACCTGCGCCCTTCGCGGAGGCTATATCGTCCACGCTGTCCCCAACATAAACCGCCTCCTGCATCCCCAGCTTCTCCAAAGCCAACCGAATCGGTAACTGGTCCGGCTTAGCTTTCTCAGGCGGGTAATCCTCCATCGCCACCACAGCATCAAAAAAGCTTTCTACGCCAAATTTTCTGAGAATGTAAACGGTTTCTTCTTTGGGTCTGCCGGTAACAATGCCTAACCGGTGCTCTTTGCGGAGGGTTTCCAGTTGCGGTTTAGGCAACAGCCACTTTTCATTTTCTATGAAGCCCAGCGTTCCCTCATTGCCAAGGTAGAGTTCCTGAAATTTCTGGACAACTTCCACTCTTGGCGGCGTTTTGCCTCTCTTTGCGATGATGGCTTGGGTGAGGTCCCAGTCGTTGTTGTAGCCGCCCTTCTGCTTGTACTCTTGAATCTCTTCAGGTTCGGCTTTAGTTCCTGTGAAGAACTCGACGGTTTCTTGGATGGCTTTACGGTAGGAGTCAGTAACGTCTACGAGTACGCCGTCCATGTCAAACAGCACAGCGGAGGAGTGGGCGGATTCTTTCAAGTTTCTTCCCTATAAGGCGTGGACATTTTGGGTATTAACCTTTTGCAGTGGGCTCCCTAAAGCCTGTCCGCCTTAAAAAGATGGGTCACGTGAAGAGGTCCCTTAAAGAAAGTATCTACCCAGACACGTTTCTCGGTTTAACCTAGATTATGTTGTTGCGGGGCTCATCTCGTTTTCCATAGAGGGTGGCTGGTGTCTAGCCATAACATGGCTCATGTAGTCCTCTCGGGAACTAAAAAGACTGCCACAGATGGGACATTTGAGCATGTAGTCCTCGGTCACTTTTGGTTCGGGAATGTTGATGTCTTGCATGCCGCCCGCCCGCGCCGTTCGAGTGTCGTTGCCGCCGTGAACGTTTGAGCCAGAATTACTCTTTGACAAGAACTCACCTCCACTACGCCAACGACAATGCATGCGGGTTTTTGTTCTTAAAGATATGTGACTGTGCCCACAAAGCAACAAAATACTTTTGCTTACCCGCGAACGCGTTTGCCGCTGTTAATTGTAAGGCGACATTTTCACAAGTTTCTTCATGATGACTTTTTGGAACAACACAATCGGCAATTTAAAAAACCTAAACGTCTCCTTCACCTGCTTAAAGTATTCGTCACTGACCTGATTTTGGAACCTAAATTCTTGCTGGGCTTCTTTAGTGTCATACCAGTCTAAATGATACGTGTTGATGTCTGGCGTGAAGTATTTGCGGTCAGGCACAGAAAGTGACAAAGACCCAAACAAACGGGATAAAAATTCGCCCCCGT is a window encoding:
- a CDS encoding TIGR01548 family HAD-type hydrolase; amino-acid sequence: MKESAHSSAVLFDMDGVLVDVTDSYRKAIQETVEFFTGTKAEPEEIQEYKQKGGYNNDWDLTQAIIAKRGKTPPRVEVVQKFQELYLGNEGTLGFIENEKWLLPKPQLETLRKEHRLGIVTGRPKEETVYILRKFGVESFFDAVVAMEDYPPEKAKPDQLPIRLALEKLGMQEAVYVGDSVDDIASAKGAGVRAFGCIPPQVSASNLRELLREKGAEKILEKISDITEALK